One window from the genome of Salmo salar chromosome ssa25, Ssal_v3.1, whole genome shotgun sequence encodes:
- the LOC100136552 gene encoding IGF binding protein 5 precursor (The RefSeq protein has 1 substitution compared to this genomic sequence) — MFLSFCLLLTFVLGLTGSFGSYVPCEPCDQKALSMCPPVPVGCQLVKEPGCGCCLTCALSEGQACGVYTGTCTHGLRCLPRNGEEKPLHALLHGRGVCTNEKGYKPLHPPIDHESLEHEDTLTTEITEDQLQPAKVPLLPKQDLINSKKIQAMRKDKDRKRAQAKLRSIGPMDYSPLPIDKHEPEFGPCRRKLDGIIQGMKDTSRVMALSLYLPNCDRKGFFKRKQCKPSRGRKRGICWCVDKYGSQVPGTDYSGGDIQCKDLESSSNNE; from the exons ATGTTTCTCAGTTTTTGTCTACTGCTGACATTTGTCTTGGGGCTGACCGGGTCCTTTGGCTCATATGTACCCTGCGAGCCGTGCGACCAGAAGGCGCTCTCTATGTGCCCCCCGGTCCCCGTCGGTTGTCAACTCGTGAAAGAGCCTGGCTGTGGTTGCTGCCTAACCTGTGCCCTATCGGAAGGTCAGGCGTGCGGTGTTTACACCGGAACATGCACCCATGGCTTGCGCTGCTTGCCGCGGAATGGAGAGGAGAAGCCCCTTCACGCGCTCCTCCATGGCAGGGGTGTGTGCACGAACGAGAAAGGATACAaacccctccatccacccataG ATCATGAGTCTCTGGAACACGAGGACACCCTGACGACTGAGATCACGGAGGACCAACTGCAGCCCGCCAAAGTGCCGCTCCTCCCCAAGCAGGACCTCATCAACAGTAAGAAGATCCAGGCAATGCGCAAGGACAAGGACCGCAAGCGGGCACAGGCCAAACTGCGCTCCATTGGCCCCATGGACTACTCCCCACTACCCATTGACAAGCACGAGCCAGAGTTT GGTCCTTGCAGGAGGAAGCTCGATGGGATCATCCAGGGAATGAAGGACACATCCCGTGTCATGGCCCTGTCCCTGTACCTTCCCAACTGTGACAGGAAGGGCTTCTTCAAACGCAAACAG TGCAAGCCCTCTCGTGGCAGGAAGCGAGGCATCTGCTGGTGCGTAGACAAGTACGGCTCCCAGGTTCCCGGCACAGACTACAGCGGGGGGGACATCCAGTGCAAGGACCTAGAGAGCAGCAGCATCAACGAGTGA